From Phragmites australis chromosome 5, lpPhrAust1.1, whole genome shotgun sequence, a single genomic window includes:
- the LOC133918640 gene encoding protein CYTOKININ-RESPONSIVE GATA TRANSCRIPTION FACTOR 1-like produces the protein MSTIYMSQLSTLPLMEGGQDQGLFPAFHIAKDPPILFPFMINNPVDQHQGQSYGDQHLKQQVLAESSQQFNDHMMMSGSDAFPTPSPFRPTIQSIGSDMIQRSAYDPYDIENKRADGSTSSWPAKMKIVRKAMSEYPEGGAARKPRRRAQAHHDESQQQQQQAIGVIRVCSDCNTTKTPLWRSGPCGPKSLCNACGIRQRKARRAMAAAAAAAAAAGNGGAAAGAAYIDAQGKPAKKEKKADVDRSLPFKKRCKMVVVDRAAAAVKATPAVAAPTKDQDHVADDNVVAATSLQRKGTPPPAMSFHTFPADEITDAAMLLMTLSCGLVSS, from the exons ATGTCTACCATCTACATGAGTCAACTGTCTACTCTCCCTCTAATGGAGGGAGGTCAGGATCAGGGACTCTTTCCTGCCTTCCATATAGCAAAGGACCCTCCTATCTTGTTCCCTTTTATGATCAACAACCCTGTAGATCAGCACCAAGGGCAAAGCTATGGAGACCAGCACTTGAAGCAGCAAGTTTTGGCTGAATCTAGTCAACAG TTCAACGATCACATGATGATGAGCGGATCAGATGCCTTCCCTACGCCGTCACCGTTCCGGCCGACCATTCAAAGCATCGGCAGTGATATGATCCAGCGATCCGCGTATGATCCATACGATATCGAGAACAAGCGTGCTGACGGATCGACCAGCAGTTGGCCAGCAAAGATGAAGATCGTGCGGAAGGCGATGAGCGAGTATCCCGAGGGCGGGGCGGCGAGAAAGCCAAGGAGAAGAGCACAAGCACACCACGATGAGAgccagcaacagcaacagcaggCTATAGGTGTCATTAGAGTGTGCTCCGACTGCAACACCACCAAGACCCCCTTGTGGAGGAGTGGTCCTTGTGGCCCCAAG TCTCTTTGCAACGCATGCGGCATAAGGCAAAGGAAGGCACGGCGGGCgatggccgcggccgcggccgcagcAGCTGCTGCCGGCAACGGCGGGGCAGCAGCAGGCGCGGCATACATCGACGCGCAGGGGAAACCggccaagaaggagaagaaggcggACGTCGACCGGTCGCTGCCGTTCAAGAAGCGTTGCAAGATGGTGGTCGTCGATCGTGCTGCCGCAGCCGTCAAGGCGACGCCCGCAGTCGCCGCTCCGACGAAGGATCAGGATCATGTTGCCGATGACAACGTCGTGGCGGCGACGAGTCTGCAGAGAAAGGGCACCCCTCCTCCGGCGATGTCGTTCCACACGTTCCCCGCCGACGAGATCACCGACGCCGCCATGCTGCTCATGACTCTGTCTTGTGGGCTCGTCAGCAGCTAG